A segment of the Methanomassiliicoccaceae archaeon DOK genome:
CGCTTGCCCCTCATCGTGGCTATGACCTCCGTGACCTTCTCCCCGGGCAGATGACCGCCCATCCCGGGCTTGGTGCCCTGGCCGATCTTGATCTCGATCGCGTCGCAGTGCTCCAGCGTCATGTCGTTGAAGCTGTACTGGTTGGGGATGTACTCGAAGATGTACCTGTGCGCGGCGATCATCTCGTCCCACAGGGCGCCCCCCTCCCCGCTGCACATGGCGGTCCCTGCTATCGCGCTACCTTTGGACAGGGCGACCTTCGCCCTCCCCGACAACGCTCCGAAGCTCATGTGACTGATGTAAACTGGCATCTCGAGCTCCATCGGCCTCTTCGATCCCTTGCCTATGACAGTGCGGATGGAGACCTCCTCCCATTTGTCCTTGGGTGCCCTGGCGAGCTGGGCGCCCAGGAACAGGATGTCGTCGAAATTCGGAACCGGGATCGTGGTGTCCATCGCACTGTCGATGCTCCTCCCTGTGAGAGCCATCTCATGGATGTCGTCCATGACTCCGCCGTCGTGTCTCTTCAGGTTCTGGGGAACGTCGATTCCGCCCTCCGGGACAGGTTCCGACGGTTTCTCGGGAGTCTCAGGAACCGGGGATCCCCCGTCATCGTCCATGAGCACGAAAGCGGATTTGGGGGAATGGCAGAGAGGGCACACCCAGTCATCGGGCAGGTCCTCGAACCTCACACCCTCATCCTCTTCATCGTAAATCTCGCCGCAAACGGAGCATCTGTAGCGTGCCATAGTGCACATATCGGGACACGGCGTTATAACGGTCTGGGTCGTCCTCACGGACCCAACGCAGTTATGGGTACGACATATACACCATCTTCACGCTGGTACGCGTACGATGACATGCCTACCAACACGCACAGGAACGATGGTGGCCTGCGACTGCTGCTCCTGAACCTCTCGCTGAGATTCAGCAACTTCTCGGATGCCTCATCCACCTGGTTCATCCCGAGTTTGATTTCGAATGCTCCCCAACGACCATCACCCAGCTCTACAACCGCATCCATCTCGTTACCAGCACTGTCCCTATAGTGCTTCACGGTGCCACCATGGGTCGCGGCGTATACCGCCAGATCCCGTTCGCACATCCCTTCGAAAAGAAAACCGTAGGTGTTCAGATCATTGAGAAGACCATCCACAGAGGCGTTCATCGATGCGGCAGACAGAGATGGATCCGTAAGATGCCGCTTTGGACTTTTACCCACCCTGTATGATGACCTCAGCCCTGGATTGAAGGCATACTGGTACTCTGTGAGGAACATGCGATCCAGAATCCCCAGATAGTCAGCCACGGTATCCGGATCCATTTTATCGTCATCGTATTCCTCAATGTCTTTCAATATGGTCCTGTTTGAGACAACGGTGCTTTCGTTACGTCCTAGAGAGGTGATGACTCTTCTCACCCTCTCTGCATCGCGCTTTTTCCCGTCTATCTTGACGAAATCCTCATCGCGAATCGACTGAAGGTAGTTCCTACTCAGGATTGTTACCTTGTCAATATCCACTCCTATGGATTGTGGCCAACCTCCACGGAGGGTCAAATAAATGAGTTTGCGCAATGTGACGTCGTCTATTGTCCTTGTCTTCATTTTGCTCTCGAAAAGATCGGATACAGACACGGCCCCGGACGAGTCACCGGATTCGAATAGAGACATCGTACGCATGCGCACCGTTGCTATACGCCCCGCACCACTGTGCATTATTCCTTTGCGTACAGGAGTCGATGATCCTGTTAACACAAATGCCCCCTTAAGACTGTCAGAGGATACGGTCGTACGAACTGCGTCCCAGACCTTGGGCACATCCTGCCACTCATCGATCATGCGGGGCCTTGCTCCGTTGAGCGCTTCATACACATCGACCTCGGCCAGTTTTTTGTTGGCGAAATCGTTCTTGGAATCGGACAGATCGATAACACTCTCGGAGTGATTCAGCCCCGTCCATGTTTTTCCGCACCACTTCGGCCCCTCTATGCATACTGCCCCCATCGTTTCAAGTGTAAGGGAGATGTTCCTATCCACGAGTCTCGCACGGTACCCGTTCTTGGTCAGAACCATGATATGATGACAATTTGATAATTTATTATGTTTTCGATTCCGTGGTTTTCAAAGGTTTCATTCCGTGGTTTTCAAAGGTTTCATTCCGTGGTTTTCAAAGGTTTCATTCCGTGGTTTTCAAAGGTTTCATTCCGTGGTTTTCAAAAATGATAAAAGGTTTGGAACGGGGCCGGTCAGTTTCCGACCAGCTCCGTCCTGGAGAAACTCATGGTCGGTACAGTGACGACACCCATCTGACAGAGGTCGTTGCCTATCAGCTCCACGTTCCTGACCGCCTCCAGCATGTTGCCCATCAGGAGGGCGTTGTTGATCGTGTCCACGATCTCCCCGTTCCTGATGATGTAGCCGCATCTGACGTTCAGTCCGAACCTGCCCGTCATCTCGTCGGCCTCCGGCCACGCGAACCTCTCGACGAAGATTCCACGGTCCGTCTGCTCGATTATCTGCTCAGGTGTGTACCTGCCGGGCTTCGCGGTGACGTTCAGAGCCTTGATGACGGGGGTGCGCTCGTACGCGCCCTGGGCCTCTACGCTAGATCTGCGCATCCCGTTGCCGGTGCTGTCCCCGCAGAACGAGTCCCTGAGGAACGACCTGAGTACGCCGTCCTCGATGACGACCCTCCTCTCCGTCGGTGTCCCCTCGTCGTCGAACACGCAAGACAGCGGCGCGGATACCGTCGGGTCGTCCACGACCGTGAACTGCTCCGAGGCCACCTGCTGTCCGAGGGAGTCCTTCCACATGCTCCTGCCGTACTTCACGTTCTCCCCGTTGACCGCCGCGACGACGGACGAGTTCATCATGTCGCCCAGCTGACCGGGCGGCAGTATCATGCTCAGCCTCTCGGAGCCCCTGAACTCGTGGCTGGCCGCGGCATTGTTGGCCTGGCGGGCGAGGGATTCGCCGATGGCGGGCAGGTCGATGTCGAGGTGCGTCCCGTGGAACGTCTCCATCCCCTCGCCGGGATGCTCCTTCGTAGTCATGGATGTGAAGTGTCCGTAGACGAGCGTGCTCCTGTGTGCGCAGTCCACCCCGTTGCCATTCATGACCCTGCAGTCGTTGGTCGAGACCCTGATCTGCGCCCTCGGGATGTTGACGGGACAGCTGTCGATGAGCAACTTGGCCATCTCCCTGAGGTCGTCGGGAGTCACGTCCTCGACCTTCCTGTCCCACACGTCCGGAAGGGCGATCCTCGCCTGCCCGGGCTGGGCGTACCCTTTGAACTCGGTGCTCTCCGGGGAGTACCTGAGGACGGACTCGGCCATCGACATGCACTCGCGGACCGACTGCTCGCCGTTGAGGGTGACTGATGCCTTCCCCTGCCTGCCTCCGTCCGCAACGCGGACCATCAGGCCCGCGTCGAGCTTGGTCTCGATGTTGCTGATCTTGGAATCGTCGATGTAAACCGTGTTTATGACGGCCTCGGAGACGTATACCTCCGACTGCCCGTACCCCCTGGCGGCCTCCATCGCCTTCTCCGCGTAGTATCCGATGTCGCTCACTGTCCTCCCCCCACGATCATCCTGGCGCGCATGTACGGGCCTCCCGACGAGACCCTGACCCAGTCCTCGATTCCCTTGCCGCACATCCCGCCGTCCAGGACTACCTCCTTCGACAGGGCGTCCGCCGAGGACAGGATGTCCACGGACCTGCCGGTGAGGGTGAACGACTGAAGGGGCTTGACGATCTCACCGTTCCTGATGAGGAAGCCCCTGAGGCACTTGGCCTCGAAGCATCCGCCCACGGGGTCCTCCATTCCGTTGACCATCTTGTCGCACAGGATCCCGTCCCTGGTGTCGGCGATGATCTCGTCGCGGTCCCACTCGCCGGGTCCGAAGTAGGTGTTGGTCATCCTGACCCAGACCCTCTTCCCGTAGTTCTCCGCCCTGCCGTTCCCGGTGGGCCTGACACCCAGTTGGGATGCTGTCTCCAGACTGTGCATGTACCCCTGGTATACACCGTGGTCGATTATGGTGGTGCATGACGACGGGGTCCCCTCGTCGTCGAACGGGACCGATCCGTGGGCTCCACGCACCGTGCCGTTGTCGTACATGGAGATTATGTCCGATGCGACCTTCCTTCCCACCGCGCCCGTGAGGAAGGACCTCCTCTTGGTGATCTCGTCGCCCTCCGACGCGTGGCCCATGGCCTCATGTGCCAGCAGACCGGAGACCATGGGGTCGGATATGACAGTCAGATTGCCCGACGGGGCCCTGTCTGCCTTGAGAGTCTCGATTGCCTCCCTCGCCGTGACCCTTCCGAGCTCCTCCAGATCGGCGTCCCTCACGACCTCGTACCCGAGCGTGCTGTCGGGCCCGTCGTAGTAGCGCTCCATCCTCTGGCCGTCCGCCGCGACAGACATGGCCCTGCACAGTGTGCGGACCTCCTCCCAGCTCAGGTCAGAACCGGCGGAGTTCACCAGCGCGTTGGTCTTGACCTCCTCGGAGTAGGAGCCGACGCGGTTGATGATGCGGTCATCGACGGCCTGGGCCCTGTCCAGGTCCTGGGCGGCGGCGATCTTCTCCGACAGGTCCACAGAATCGGGATGGATGCGTACGTCCGCCCTCCTGTGCTCCCTGACCGTGGCGGGCTCCAGCATCAGGTCCGATTTCCTCTCCCCCGATGCGTTCCGGACCGCCTGCTCCGCGGCCCTCATCACATCCTCGCGGTCGAATGACGTGGCGGTGCCGTAGCCCCACCTCCCGCCGGCCCATGCCCTGAGACACACCCCTCCGGTGCTCTTCTGAACCAGCTGGCGGATGTCCCCGTTCATCGAGCTCACTCCGGTGACCCTCACCGTCTGGGACCTCGCGTCCGAGAACTCCGCGCCGAGGTCCTGCATCCTGTCCACCGCCTTGTGCAGGATGTCCTGGGCCTGCTCGGCCTTCATGATGACCGCCTGCATCATACCACCGTGAAGGAGTGGTCGAAGGAGGTCAGGACCTCGCACCCGTCCTCGGTTATGAGACAGGTGTCCTCGATCCTGATTCCGCCCACGCCGGGTATGTAGATGCCGGGCTCCGCGGAGACCACGTTGCCCGCGCGGAGGATCTGATCCGACTTGGAGTAGATGGAGATGTCCTGATGGACGTCCATGCCTATGCCGTGGCCGAACGTATGGATGAACTTCCCCTTGAACTCGGACTCGTCGATGATCCTCCTGGCTGCGATGTCGGCCACGCTGGCGCTGGCACCGTCGCGGTACTCCGCGATGCCCGCCCTCTGCGCCTCCAGGACGACCTCGTAGGCCCTCTCCAGGATCTCGGGGGGCTTCCCGAAGAAGACGGTGCGCGTCATGTCGGAGCAGTAGCGGTCGTACTTCGTTCCGAAATCGAACAGCGCCGTGTCACCCTTCCTGAGCCTGTAGTCGCAGGGCATGTGATGGGGCTGTGAGGAGTATGCTCCGAATGCCGCGATGGTGTCGAACGCGTTGCCCGTCCCGCCGAGCTCCCTCATGCGCGCGTCCATCCTGGCCGCGACCTCCTTCTCGGAGACGCCCTCCGACAGCATGTCCGGGATCTCCCCCGCTACGACGGAGGATATCCTGCAGGCCTCCCTGGTCGCTGCTATCTCCTTCTCGTCCTTGACGGAGACCGTCGCGGAGATGGCCTTGCCGGCGTTGACCACCTCTATGCCCTCGGCGACCTTCTTCACATACTCCACCGCGGCATAGGTGGCTGAGTTGACGTTGAACCCGACCTTCGTGCAGCCCTTCAGCGCGTCCCTGATGAACGCCTCGCGCTCGGCACGGTCGTGGTAGACGCAAATGTTCCCGGCCCCCTCGCGGGCGCCCTCCTCCTCCAGGATGCTCACCAGGACGTCCATGGAACCGTCGGACTTCACGATGGCGAAAGACCCCTCGAAGGTGCCGGAGTTCTGCTCCGTGAGGTACCAGAACGTGGAATCGAGGAACGGCTCGCCGTCGTTGGCTATGACTACGGCGTCCATACCCTCTGCATTGGAAATGAGCCTCTCGGCCCTTGTTTTAGGCATGCCTGTGTATCATACAGATTCTATTTTGGGTTTTGTCTCGCAAGAGATGGAAAGTCGGGAGGAGGGGTTGCCCCCGCCCCCTCAGATACCGATCCACTCGTTCCTGACGATCCTCTTCAGGGCTGAGATCGCGGACATCGCGGCGAGATAGGACGTCTTGGGATTGTCCGGGGACGGCACGTTGTAGGTGTGGCAGGTCATCTGCCCGAACTCGCCCTTGACCCTGAGCTCGTGGGAGTTGCTGTGTATGGACGGGTCCACGACGATCGTTACCTTCGTCTTGTCGAATCCCACCCCCAGGAGGGATACGGTGGCTGCGACGTTGATGTTCTTGGGGAACAGCTTGACCGCGTCCCTGGCGGTGCCCGAGAACACGGTCGTGGGTTCCGTGAGCGTGTCGACGTCGATCCCGTGGTCCTCAATCCAGTCGACGCCCTCCAGGCTCTTGGGTCCCTTGGTGGTAATCAGCTCCACCTCGTCCAGCTCGCCCACGGCGGACGAGCGGAGGCCGTCGGTACCGCAGACCGCTCCGGACGGGATGAAGATCTTGGCCTCGGACTGGATGGCCTTCTCCTTCACCATCTCCCTGAACTCGTCGTCCACCAGGGCTCCGACGGACATGATCATTATGTCCACGCCTCTGGCGACCACCTTGGGGACGATGGCCGTGGCGGCCTTCTGGGAGGCGGCCTCTATGACCAGGTCGGTGTGGTAGAGCTCCTCCTCCACATCGTTGATGACGATGGCCTTGTTCAGGGCCTCCGCGAGTTTCTCCGCCCTGGGATGGTCCTCGTCCATGAGGTAGATCCTCTTGACCTCTGCCATCTCGTCGGCGGCCTTCGCGAGCTTGGATCCGATGGATCCGCACCCCACTATTGTTATGCGCATGAAGGGGCGTACCAAAATCCGCTGTATATTAGACTTGGTGACAATTCTGATGGAAAATTCCTGTTTTTCTACGTATTCCGCAATTATTCTGCGTTAATCGTAGAAAGGCGGGTGAGACCCGCCTGTGTTTGACCTCAGTCCCTCCCGAGCATCGCATCCATGTCGGCGTCGACGTCCGAGATCGGATGGATGTCGTAGTTGTCCACCAGGACCTTCAGCACACCCGGGGATACGAACGCCGGCAGGGAGGGGCCGAGGTAGATGCCCCTCACACCGAGGTACAGTAGGGTCAGCAGGATGCAGACGGCCTTCTGCTCGTACCAGGAGAGCACCATGGAGAGCGGCAGGTCGTTGACACCGCACCCGAACGCGTCGGCAAGGGCCAGAGCGACTTTGATGGCGCCATAGGCGTCGTTGCACTGCCCCATGTCCAGGAGCCTGGGTATGCCGCCGATGTCCCCGAGGTCCAGGTCGTTGAAGCGGAACTTGCCGCATGCGAGCATGAGCACCACGGAGTCCGAGGGCGTCTTCTCCACGAACTCCCTGAAGTAGCTCCTCCCGGGCTTCGCCCCGTCGCATCCGCCCACCAGGAAGAAGTGGCTGATGGCGCCGGACCTGACGCCTTCCACGATGGCCTCCGCGTTGGACAGGACGGCCTCCCTCCCGAATCCCGTGGTGTACTCCACTGTGCCGGCACGGTCCTCCGAGAACCCTCCGAGGGACAACGCCCTGTCGATCAGCGGAGTGAAGTCCCCGTCGTCTATGTGGACCGTCCCGGGGTAGCGGACGGGGCCCGAGGTGAAAACATTGCCCTTGTAGCCGTCCTTCGGAGGCATGAGGCAGTTGGTCGTGAAGAGCACGGGAACGTCGATCCCGTCGAACTCGGACCTCTGGTTCTGCCAGGCGGTGCCGTAATGCCCTTTGAGATGGCCGAACTTGGACAGCTAGGGGTAGGCATGGGCCGGCAGCATCTCACCGTGTGTGTAGATGGAGATCCCCTTGCCCTCGGTCTGCTCGAGGAGGGCCTTCAGGTCCCCGAGGTCGTGGCCCGTGACTATGATCGCCGGACCCTTCCCGATGTCGGTGGAGACCTTCACGGGCGACGGCACACCGAACGCCTCGCGGTTGGCCTCGTCCAGCATCTCCATGCATCTCAGGTTGGACTTCCCGACCTCCAGGACCATAGCCAGAAGCTCGTCCGACCCCGCGTCGGACCCGACGGCCCTCAGCCCACGGTACATCGTGTCGACGACCTCTCCGTCCGTCCTGCCCAGGACCGCCGCGTGGTATGCGTATGCCGCCATACCGCGTATCCCGAACAGGATCAGCGACTTCAGCGAACGGACGTCCTCCTGCGCATTCCAGACGGATCCCATGTCGTACGCGGGAACTCCGCCCGAGAGGGCGACGATCTCTGAGATCTGGTCTCTGATGTCTTCGGCGTCGAAGTCGACATTGGTCAATGTGGCGAACAGCGCCTTCATGACGGCGAAGTCGGCATCCCCGCCGAGCCCTTCGAGAGCCGGCGACGACGCGAGTCCCACGAGAGCGCCCGTGAGCTCGTCCTGGAGCGCCGCGACCTCGCTGGTCTTGCCGCAGACTCCGCTCCTCCCCTTGCAGCCGGCGCCTCCCGCCGTCTGCTCGCACTGGAAACAGAACATAGGTATCTCGGATTCCATGAGTTCAACTCCACGAATCATCGTGTGCTTCCTCATCTGAATGTTATAAATATAATCAAAACGTTGTTTTTACAACTGATATCATGAGAGGCAGGAGTCAGATCCTCAGGAACACGGGGCTGTTCGAGGGAATAGAGGACGGTGAGATGGAGACCATGCTGAAGTGCCTCGGCGCGTTCACCCGCAGATACGCCAAGGACGAGTTCCTATTCCGTCGCGGGGACCGCACAGAATGCCTCGGCGTGGTACTCGCAGGGAACGTGAGAGTCGTACGCGAGGACTGGTGGGGGAACAGGACGGTTCTCGGCGATGTAGGCGCGGGGATGCCGATCTGCACCGAGTACGCCTGCACCTCCGACCCTCTGGACGTCAGCATCGTCGCGAGCGAGCCCACAGAGGTCATGTTCCTCGATGTGGGAAGGGCGGCGAACGTCTGCAACTCCTCGTGCGAGTTCCACAACCGCCTGGTCAAGAACCTGATGAGGAACCTCGCCGGGACGTCCATGGTGATGAACCGCCGCCTGGACCAGCTGGCTAAGAGGTCCACCAGGGAGAAGATCTGCGCATTCCTATCGGATCAGGCTAGAGCGGCCGGATCCAGCGACTTCATGATCGGCATGAACCGCCAGGAGATGGCCGACTACCTGGGTGTCGACAGGAGCGCCATGTCCACCGAACTGGGGAAGATGCAGCGCGAGGGCATCATAGAGTTCCAGAAGAACCACTTCGTGCTGAAATGATCACCTGGAACCATCCCATTCGGCCATGAACTCGTCCAGGAACCCGACCATGTACTCATGGCGGGCAGTGGCCATGCGCTTCGCCGCCCCGGTGTTAATGGAATCCTTAAGCAGGAGCAGCTTCTCGTAGAAGTGGTTGACCGTGGTGCCCCTGTTGGCATGGTACTGCTCCGCGTCCATACCCGTCCTGGGCTCCTCGCCCGGAACGTGCATGGCGCGTCCGCGGCTGCCCCCGTAGGCGAACGCCCTGGCGATGCCGATCGCCCCGATGGCGTCCATCCTGTCCGCGTCCTGGACTATCCTGCCCTCGAGTGTGTCGGGGACGACGGAATCGGTGCCCCTGAACGAGATCTGCGAGATGATGCGGATGACCTCGTCCTGCGTCTCCGCCGGGATCCCCTCGGATTCCATGAAGCGGCGGGCGTTGGCGTAACCGTTGTCGCCGAACAGCTTCCTGTCGTCGGCGTCGTGCAGTAGCGCGGCCAGCCTCACGACGCCCATGTCGCCTCCCTCCTCACGGCAGATCGCCACCGCCATGTCATGCACGCGAATGGTGTGCCAGATGTCGTGGCCGCCGCTGTCGCCCTCGAAGAGGGACTCCAGGAAGCCGCGTGCGTTCGCGAATACGGACTCGTCCATGCACCCTCATGTGTGTCCCTGACTTCAACCCGCCCCTGCGGCATTGGTCGCATTCATAAGCGGGAACGCCTTAACCGTGCCCATGGAACGCTACGTCCTCGTGGACCACACGGCAGACATGATGGTCAGGGCATTCGGAGAGACCCTGGAGGAATGCTTCGCCAACGCCGGCTACGCCCTCTTCGACCAGACGGTGGACCTCTCCGGCATCGGGACATCCGAGGAGACGGACATCAGGGTCAGCGGCATCGACGACGAGGACCGCCTGTACTCGTTCCTGTCCGAGCTCCTCTTCATAGAGGACTGCGACAACCTGATCCTGAAGGAGTTCGACGTGCGCTTCGAGGGCGACGACGTGGTCTGCCACGCCAGGGGCGAGACCCTGGACAGGACCCGCCACAGGGTCAGGTCGGAGGTGAAGGCTGTGACCTACCACATGATGGAGATCGACCGCGACACGCCGTCGGTCACCGTCCTGTTCGACGTCCGATGACGCACAATTCAATTATTATAGAGGACATTCCGCGGGACATGCTCAGACTAGGCTGGTTCTCCACCGGAAGGGGCCCCGGATCCCGCAATCTCCTGAAAGCCGTCATGGACAAGAAGGAGCAGGGCGAGCTCGACATCGAGATCTCGTTCGTGTTCTGCAACTGGGACAACGACGAGGAGGACAACCCCAAGAGGGAGCAGAGGCAGATCTTCTTCGACATGGTGAAAGGCTACGGCATCCCGCTGGTGACCCTCTCCTGGAAGAGATTCATGCCGGAGCTCTGGAAGGAGGACCAGACCGCCTGGAGGAACGAGTACGGGAAGGAGCTCAGGAGGCTCACCGGCCAGTACCCGTTCGACCTTGGGATACTCGCTGGATACATGCTCTGGATGGACGACGAGACCTGCAGGGAGTACGACATGCTGAACCTGCATCCCGCGCTCCCGGACGGGCCCAAGGGCACTTGGCAGGAGGTCATATGGCAGCTCATCTCCGAGGACGCGGAGAGGCAGGGCGCCATGATGCACATATGCACCGAGGAATGGGACCGCGGAGCCGCCATCACCTACTGCGGCTTCCCCATCAGGGGCGGGGACTACGACGCCCTCTGGGACAGGATGCACGCGAAGCTTGGAGCCAGCACGCTCGACCAGATCAAGACCGAGGAGGGCCAGGACGAGCCGCTGTTCAAGAGGATCAGGGAGGACGGCGCGAAGCGCGAGCTCCCCCTGATAGTCGCGACCATCGGCGCCTTCGCCGACGGCAGGGTCAGGATCGAGGACAAGAATCTGTACGCCGGCGACAGGAGGCTGGACGGTCCCTACGACCTGTCGGAGCAGGTCGACGCCGCGCTGGAGTGATCGCATGCCAGGAGAGTTCGATCCCGCGGAGGAGCTGGGCCTGTTCCCGGACAGGATATTCGTCTGCAACTGCCGCGGATTCATCACCAAGAACAACTACCTGCGGGACCTCTGCGCCAGGTTCATCCGCAACGGGGCCCACTTCTTCGACGTGCTGGTCAGATACGACGAGCTCACCGCCTACGTCCTGGGCAGGGAGGAGGCCACAGCGGGCAACTTCGTCAAGTGGGTCGTCCCGTTCCTCAAGGCAAACGGGGCCACGGACCATCTCATCGACAGGTTCGGCATGGAGGACATGCAGCTCATGCCCGGCGCGACCATGGCAGTCCGCTACATCGCCAGCCAGATGCCTTCTTTCATCAACACGTCCCTCTACGAGCACGGCATGATGAGGGTGTCCGAGCAGCTCGACACGCCCCTCTGCGAGTCGTTCTGCACAAAGATGGAGGTCGACAACGTCCAGTTCAGCAGGGCGGAGTCCAGGAAGCTGAGGGAGATGGCGGAGACCATATCCGCGCTGAGGATCCCCAAGGTCGAATACGAGCTCAACGTCCCCATGGAGGTCGACGCCGCGGACGTCAAGATAATCAGGACCATGGACGACATCATCCAGGAGCAGATCCCGGGGCTCAACGCCATGAGCCTCATGGAGTCGGTGGTCCCCGTGACATCTCACAAGAAGGCGTACCAGCTGCTCGACATCAGGCGTCAGACCAACATCGACCTGGACAGCACCTTCTACATCGGCAGCGACAACACCGACTTCCAGTCCCTCGACCTGGTCAGGGACGCCGGAGGCGTGTCCGTCGCGTTCAACGGAACAGACTTCGCGGTCAGGGGCAGCACCATCGCGATCCTCTCCAAGGACTCCACCGTCGGGGCGGTGTTCGCCGAGCAGTTCTTCAACCGCGGCATCGAGGCCGTCCTGGACCTGGCCCGCAACTGGGACAGGAAGTACCTGAAGGAGGCCGAGTTCCCGGACAGGAACCTGGTCGACGCCATGCTGGCCGCGCACCCGAGGAAGCTCCCCGAAGTGTACATCGTCGACAGGAAGAACGTGGACGAGATCGCCGCGAAGAGCGCCGAGTACAGGAAAAAGACCCTCGGAGCCTGATGACGCACCAGACCGGCAGTAGTTGTCAAAATGGTTTGTTCCGCTAAAGTCTCGAGATTGATCGTTCTAAAGATTCGACCCCTTCGGGAGCCGTCACGTTCCTGAAGGAAATGATTGAAGATTGGAAGAAACCATGGTGCTCTGGTCGGGATTCGAACCCGAGTGTCGGCCTCGAAAGGGCCGAATGATTGGCCGCTACACTACCAGAGCGTAGACAGAGCCATCGCGACCTTGTTTATAAGCGTATTGCCGGGGGAAGCGGTCGCGGACATGAGTTGGACGCGGCTGCAGTACGAAAAGCTCCACGGCGAAAGCTTTTTAATGTGTTGCCTTTAATAGCGCTTTATTATCGGAGTGATATAAATGGCCGACAACGAACCGCTGGAGAGCCCGGATGAGGACGTAACACGTGTACGTCTTCCCAATATCAAGGAAGGTGAGATGTTCGGGATAGCGGATCAGCTTCTCGGTGCATCCAAGATAAAGGTCATGTGCGAGGACGGAGTCTCCCGCGTGGGACGCATCCCCGGCAAGATCAAGAAGAGGATGTGGATAAGGGAGGGTGACCTCCTGATCATCTCCGTCTGGGACTTCCAGCCCGACAAATGCGACGTCAGGTTCAGGTACACGAAGACCCAGGCAGTCAACCTCAGCAAGAGGGGCAAGGTCCCGAAGAACCTTGACATATTCTGAGAGGGGAGCACCACATGACCTCCTACGAGGAGGCGTACGCATACCTCGAGAGGCATGTGGACGCCCTCAAAACCAACCGCACCGGCGACGAGCGTCAGACCGATGCGGAGGTCTTCGACAAGAAGACCCTTCTCACAATCTACGACATGATGACCTCCGGGTACATCGACCTCGTCCACTACCCCGTGTCCACCGGCAAGGAGGGCAACGTGTTCTACGTCACGGACGAGGACGGCGAGGGCTTCGCCCTCAAGATCTTCCGCACATCCACCTCCACCTTCAAGAGGGTCTCCAAGTACGTGGAGGGCGACCCCA
Coding sequences within it:
- a CDS encoding phosphoribosylglycinamide formyltransferase; this encodes MLRLGWFSTGRGPGSRNLLKAVMDKKEQGELDIEISFVFCNWDNDEEDNPKREQRQIFFDMVKGYGIPLVTLSWKRFMPELWKEDQTAWRNEYGKELRRLTGQYPFDLGILAGYMLWMDDETCREYDMLNLHPALPDGPKGTWQEVIWQLISEDAERQGAMMHICTEEWDRGAAITYCGFPIRGGDYDALWDRMHAKLGASTLDQIKTEEGQDEPLFKRIREDGAKRELPLIVATIGAFADGRVRIEDKNLYAGDRRLDGPYDLSEQVDAALE
- the eif1A gene encoding translation initiation factor eIF-1A, translated to MADNEPLESPDEDVTRVRLPNIKEGEMFGIADQLLGASKIKVMCEDGVSRVGRIPGKIKKRMWIREGDLLIISVWDFQPDKCDVRFRYTKTQAVNLSKRGKVPKNLDIF